From a region of the Zingiber officinale cultivar Zhangliang chromosome 4B, Zo_v1.1, whole genome shotgun sequence genome:
- the LOC121977828 gene encoding GDSL esterase/lipase ACHE-like has translation MAAPSLLPLLLALTSLLLPAISASSSSTYFPCSFPAIFNFGDSNSDTGGMSAAFSTVSEPNGETFFGAPSGRPCDGRLVIDFIAETLGLPFIGAYLDSMGTNFSHGANFATAGSTILRQNTTFFQTGYSPFSLDVQVRQFEQFKTRSQLAYSKGAAYKDLLPPEEYFAKALYTFDIGQNDLTSGYVSNMTTEQVKGTIPIILDKFTDAIESVYGLGGRYFWIHNTGPVGCLPYILARYPLREPEVDPIGCEAPFNEVAQLFNAKLKETIVQLRKTFPCAMFTYVDVYTVKYWLISQAERLGFERPFVACCGHGGKYNFDARYGCGATETVNNTKIIISNTCADPSKRICWDGYHYTEAANKWVFDRIVNGAFSDPQIPVAMACRR, from the exons ATGGCTGCTCCCTCCCTTCTTCCGCTACTTCTCGCCCTCACCTCACTCCTACTACCCGCCATCTCCGCCTCTTCCTCCTCCACCTACTTTCCCTGCTCATTCCCGGCCATCTTCAACTTCGGCGACTCCAACTCTGACACCGGTGGAATGTCGGCTGCCTTCTCCACCGTCTCTGAGCCTAACGGGGAGACCTTCTTCGGCGCTCCATCTGGGAGACCCTGCGATGGCCGCCTTGTGATCGACTTCATCG ctgagacacttggacttccttttaTCGGCGCGTATCTTGATTCGATGGGAACAAATTTCTCCCATGGTGCCAATTTTGCCACAGCAGGATCGACAATCCTAAGACAGAACACGACGTTCTTCCAAACCGGCTACAGCCCCTTCTCTTTGGATGTGCAGGTCCGCCAGTTTGAACAGTTCAAAACTAGATCCCAACTAGCTTACTCTAAAG GAGCCGCCTACAAAGATTTGTTACCTCCGGAAGAATACTTCGCCAAGGCCTTGTATACATTCGACATCGGCCAAAATGACCTCACTTCCGGCTATGTCAGCAACATGACAACAGAGCAAGTTAAAGGAACCATCCCTATTATCCTGGACAAATTTACTGATGCTATAGAG AGTGTTTATGGACTGGGTGGGAGATACTTTTGGATCCATAATACAGGACCAGTTGGCTGCCTGCCTTACATTTTAGCTCGATACCCTCTTAGAGAACCTGAGGTCGATCCTATTGGTTGCGAAGCTCCATTCAATGAAGTGGCTCAACTGTTCAATGCCAAGCTTAAGGAAACTATTGTGCAACTCAGAAAGACATTTCCTTGTGCTATGTTCACCTACGTCGATGTCTACACCGTCAAGTACTGGCTCATAAGCCAAGCGGAAAGGCTCG GGTTTGAGCGACCTTTTGTGGCTTGCTGCGGGCACGGAGGGAAGTACAATTTTGACGCACGGTACGGTTGCGGAGCTACAGAGACGGTCAACAACACCAAGATTATCATCTCAAACACATGTGCGGATCCTTCGAAGAGGATATGTTGGGATGGATATCACTACACTGAGGCTGCTAATAAATGGGTGTTTGATCGCATTGTGAACGGTGCCTTCTCAGACCCACAAATTCCTGTTGCCATGGCTTGCAGAAGGTGA
- the LOC121977829 gene encoding SUPPRESSOR OF GAMMA RESPONSE 1-like: MARAWLVTGRGIATKIKNGSSSSHQIRQYADVEANMKCPNCNHLIDNSDVTLDWPGFPAGVKFEPSDAELIVHLAARIGLHDDSKPPPHILIDEFIPMLEDGAGICYTHPQNLPGAKKDGSSVHFFHRVSNAYAKGRRKRRRISHEEQVRWHKTGKTKRVFHAYMNGVQIKGWKKIMVLYTNAKGAAARPASKAKWVVHQYHIGPEEDELEGQLVVSKVFYQQSAATHGEESEMLGMRADPRTPNTSTPQPPRLSKEGSHKEDINGSDSLQFLLNQVCNFQDESPPLSLQCHEHSFPIDSHFDSRINNDEAISTAQEISDLDHNILMDTPLDFQLTDLQFGSSQESTMSWLDKLLD, from the exons ATGGCAAG GGCGTGGCTTGTTACAGGCAGAGGAATCGCCACGAAAATAAAGAACGGCAGCAGCAGCAGCCATCAAATCAGACAATATGCCGACGTTGAAGCCAATATGAAATGCCCCAATTGCAACCACCTCATCGACAACAGTGAC GTTACCCTGGACTGGCCGGGCTTTCCGGCCGGCGTCAAGTTCGAGCCGTCGGACGCCGAGCTGATTGTGCACTTAGCGGCGAGGATCGGGCTCCACGACGACTCAAAGCCGCCGCCGCACATCCTCATCGACGAGTTCATTCCCATGCTGGAGGACGGTGCAGGAATCTGCTACACTCATCCTCAGAATCTACCTGGCGCTAAGAAAGATGGAAGCAGCGTTCATTTCTTTCACAGAGTATCGAATGCGTACGCCAAAGGCCGACGCAAACGGCGGAGGATAAGCCATGAGGAGCAAGTGAGGTGGCACAAAACAGGGAAGACTAAACGCGTGTTCCATGCGTACATGAATGGTGTTCAGATCAAAGGATGGAAGAAGATCATGGTCCTCTACACGAATGCTAAAGGAGCTGCCGCCagacctgcaagcaaagctaagTGGGTGGTGCATCAGTACCACATTGGACCTGAGGAAGATGAACTGGAAGGTCAACTTGTGGTTTCGAAAGTCTTCTACCAACAGTCAGCTGCAACTCACGGTGAGGAAAGTGAAATGCTGGGCATGAGAGCTGATCCGAGAACCCCAAACACAAGCACTCCACAGCCACCCCGGCTTTCGAAGGAGGGTTCTCACAAGGAGGACATTAATGGATCAGACTCTTTACAGTTCCTGCTGAATCAAGTGTGTAATTTTCAGGATGAATCTCCTCCCCTGTCATTGCAGTGCCATGAGCATTCCTTTCCTATTGACTCACACTTCGACTCTAGAATTAACAATGATGAAGCCATTAGCACAGCTCAGGAAATCTCTGATCTTGATCACAACATATTGATGGATACACCTCTGGATTTTCAGCTTACT GATTTGCAATTTGGTTCTTCCCAAGAAAGCACAATGAGTTGGCTGGACAAATTACTAGACTGA